From the genome of Hymenobacter cellulosilyticus, one region includes:
- a CDS encoding pyridoxamine 5'-phosphate oxidase family protein — protein sequence MAEQVAVSHDVTKLVERIKDIKIAMMTTVEPSGELHSRPMYTHEPEADGTLWFFTEGDSAKIDEVQQERHVNLGYSKPDQNLYVSISGTATVVNDRQKIKDLWSEGLRAWFPKGSDDPNISLLRVDISRGEYWDQPSNVLVRAFGYAKAVATGERYQPTGDEHTKVNL from the coding sequence ATGGCCGAGCAAGTAGCCGTTAGCCACGATGTCACGAAGCTCGTGGAGCGCATCAAAGACATTAAAATAGCCATGATGACCACCGTGGAACCCAGCGGGGAGCTGCACAGCCGCCCGATGTACACCCACGAGCCCGAGGCCGACGGCACCCTGTGGTTTTTCACCGAAGGAGATTCCGCCAAGATTGACGAAGTACAGCAGGAGCGCCACGTAAACCTGGGCTACTCCAAGCCCGACCAGAACCTGTACGTGTCCATTTCCGGCACGGCCACCGTGGTCAACGACCGGCAGAAAATCAAGGATCTGTGGAGCGAAGGCCTGCGCGCCTGGTTCCCCAAGGGCTCCGACGACCCGAATATCTCCCTGCTGCGCGTGGATATCAGCCGCGGCGAATACTGGGACCAGCCCAGCAACGTGCTGGTACGCGCCTTTGGCTACGCCAAAGCCGTGGCTACCGGTGAGCGGTACCAGCCCACCGGCGACGAGCATACCAAGGTAAACCTCTAG
- a CDS encoding spheroidene monooxygenase translates to MLTTLTIFTLQPGTTRWGLAQMGTAPRQLQRVAGLRFFKMLGSGYDFGLKPNFQRYALMAVWETMAAAETFFATHPLWLSYQQHSTETWTVQLAPLKAHGLWDGQNPFDYHTTPAPADGPVAVLTRASIKLWKAPQFWRAVPATSAAFAQAQGVRAAIGLGEIPIVRQATFSVWESAVSMQQYAYRGAAHKGVIQRTRQEKWYGEELFARFQVLGGQGTLDGKNPLEGLV, encoded by the coding sequence TTGCTTACCACCCTCACCATTTTCACGCTGCAACCCGGCACCACCCGCTGGGGCCTGGCTCAAATGGGCACCGCGCCCCGGCAGCTGCAGCGCGTAGCTGGTCTGCGCTTCTTTAAGATGCTAGGCAGCGGCTACGATTTTGGCTTGAAGCCCAACTTTCAGCGCTACGCCCTGATGGCTGTCTGGGAAACCATGGCTGCCGCCGAAACATTCTTTGCCACGCACCCGCTGTGGCTCAGCTACCAGCAGCATAGCACCGAAACCTGGACCGTGCAGCTCGCCCCGCTGAAAGCCCACGGCCTCTGGGACGGCCAGAACCCTTTCGACTATCACACTACTCCTGCCCCGGCCGACGGGCCGGTTGCCGTGCTTACCCGGGCTTCCATCAAGCTCTGGAAAGCTCCGCAATTCTGGCGGGCCGTGCCCGCTACCAGCGCCGCCTTTGCCCAGGCGCAAGGGGTGCGGGCCGCCATTGGCCTGGGTGAAATCCCGATTGTGCGCCAGGCCACTTTCAGCGTGTGGGAATCGGCGGTCAGCATGCAGCAATATGCTTACCGCGGGGCAGCACACAAGGGCGTAATTCAGCGTACCCGCCAGGAAAAGTGGTACGGCGAGGAGCTGTTTGCCCGCTTTCAGGTGCTGGGCGGCCAAGGAACCCTGGACGGCAAAAATCCACTGGAAGGTCTGGTATAG
- a CDS encoding DUF4139 domain-containing protein, whose product MIKQYFLLLSCWCMALGGAAQTVPAPVRPGLTAVTVYLNGTALEHQGRVPLTAGLNRLALVGLSTKINPETLEIELGEGAEVLGVGTSDEEPAGPVALNKSAVDSLARTNEELRRIEAELKGLEQEKAFLLANQTLSAGTQANWSAEVMRGATLMRTRLVAMQLETTRLQTRQTELQAQANVLRPRAAATGADNRMVVLVRATRALTVPLTVRYYVSSRGPWWPKLDIRADAAGRELQFITHGLLRNQSGLPWERVRVVLMRHNLGEDVSRPDLAPWELDFRGGDHIGEGRIDQFVVKGTAKGKPVEVTQGTRYEVPEVMSLAVGGRRELTLPPVRLGARPEYLAIPRLSEHVFLQAKVAGWQGLQLPEEAQVYHQGAYVGDTELNERAYNDSLEVALGHDEQLVVGRAKLEDFSGDVPLSDKRRVRLSYELNVRNNHPTTVRLRLLDQIPISEEKEIVVKVIDTSGAQLEERSGKLTWVLTLAPGASQRLRFSFQVDYPKDKKVEIIKHETRVSSPKFR is encoded by the coding sequence ATGATCAAACAGTACTTTTTGCTGCTCTCCTGCTGGTGTATGGCCTTGGGCGGGGCAGCCCAAACCGTTCCGGCCCCAGTGCGGCCGGGGCTAACCGCCGTGACGGTGTATCTGAACGGGACGGCGCTGGAGCACCAGGGACGGGTGCCGCTGACCGCGGGCCTCAACCGGCTGGCGTTGGTGGGACTCTCGACCAAAATCAACCCCGAAACGCTCGAAATTGAGCTGGGAGAAGGGGCTGAAGTGCTGGGCGTGGGCACGAGTGACGAGGAGCCTGCTGGCCCGGTGGCCCTGAATAAGTCGGCCGTGGACAGCCTGGCCCGGACCAATGAGGAGTTGCGCCGGATTGAGGCGGAACTGAAAGGACTGGAGCAGGAAAAGGCGTTTTTGCTGGCCAACCAGACCCTATCAGCGGGCACCCAGGCCAACTGGAGTGCTGAAGTGATGCGCGGGGCCACGCTGATGCGCACCCGCCTGGTGGCTATGCAGCTGGAAACAACCCGCCTGCAAACCCGGCAAACCGAGCTTCAGGCCCAGGCCAACGTGCTGCGGCCCCGGGCCGCCGCTACCGGCGCCGACAACCGGATGGTGGTGCTGGTGCGGGCCACCCGCGCCCTGACCGTACCGCTGACGGTGCGCTACTACGTGTCGAGCCGCGGCCCGTGGTGGCCCAAGCTGGATATCCGCGCCGACGCGGCCGGGCGGGAGCTACAGTTTATTACCCACGGGCTGCTGCGCAACCAGTCGGGCCTGCCCTGGGAGCGGGTGCGGGTGGTGCTGATGCGCCACAACCTGGGCGAGGACGTGTCGCGCCCGGACCTGGCGCCCTGGGAGCTGGACTTTCGGGGCGGTGACCATATTGGGGAGGGGCGCATCGACCAGTTTGTGGTGAAAGGCACGGCCAAGGGCAAGCCGGTGGAAGTAACCCAGGGCACCCGCTACGAGGTACCCGAGGTGATGAGCCTGGCCGTGGGTGGCCGGCGGGAGCTGACGCTGCCGCCCGTGCGCCTGGGGGCCCGGCCCGAGTACCTGGCCATTCCGCGGCTGTCGGAGCACGTGTTTTTGCAGGCCAAGGTAGCCGGCTGGCAGGGGCTACAGCTGCCCGAAGAAGCCCAGGTATACCACCAGGGCGCGTACGTGGGCGACACCGAACTCAATGAGCGGGCCTATAACGACTCGCTGGAGGTGGCCCTGGGCCATGATGAGCAGCTGGTGGTAGGCCGGGCCAAGCTGGAGGATTTCAGCGGTGACGTGCCCCTGAGCGACAAGCGCCGGGTGCGCCTGAGCTACGAGCTGAACGTGCGCAACAACCACCCGACCACCGTGCGTCTGCGCCTGCTGGATCAGATCCCGATTTCGGAGGAAAAGGAAATTGTGGTGAAGGTGATTGACACCAGCGGGGCCCAGCTGGAGGAACGCAGCGGCAAGCTCACCTGGGTGCTGACTCTGGCCCCGGGCGCCAGTCAGCGGCTGCGCTTCAGCTTCCAGGTTGACTATCCCAAAGACAAAAAGGTGGAAATCATCAAGCACGAAACCCGGGTTTCCTCGCCTAAATTCCGGTAG
- the leuS gene encoding leucine--tRNA ligase: MPGYYPQDIEKKWQAHWKENSTFKADNNSAKPKYYVLDMFPYPSGAGLHVGHPLGYIASDIVTRYKRLQGFNVLHPMGFDSFGLPAEQYAIQTGQHPEKTTRENIARYIEQLSSLGFSYDWSREVRTSDPSYYKWTQWIFLKLFNSWYNLDTDRAEPLKTLLAKFAENGSQGVRAAGDEEERHDFTAGQWQMWSEKQKLQAVHPYRLAYQSDTYVNWCAGLGTVLSNDEVKDGLSERGGFPVERRLMPQWNLRITAYADRLLQGLDHIDWPEAVKEMQRNWIGKSIGAEVTFEVQGHEQAQIKVYTTRVDTIYGATFLVLAPEHELVKELTTPGQQAEIQDYIDATKRRSERDRMADTKTVSGAFTGSYGINPFSNEPIQIWIADYVLAGYGTGAVMAVPSGDQRDYVFAKHFSLPIVQVVDQQQIEEQADPTKEGKYLHGLIQGMGYKEATQTLIQQLEERGIGKGKTNFRIRDAIFGRQRYWGEPIPIYYKDGVAYGVAEEDLPLVLPEIDEYKPTETGEPPLGRAKDWKYKGQYEYELSTMPGWAGSSWYFLRYMDPTNNERFVGEQAEQYWQNVDLYLGGAEHATGHLLYSRFWHLFLKDLGLVTAAEPFQKLINQGMILGRSNFVYRINGTNTFVTAGKKDQHETTALHVDVNIVNNDVLDAEAFKKWRPDYASAEFILEDDGRYVCGWEVEKMSKGKFNVVSPDTLVDQYGADALRLYEMFLGPLEQYKPWNTNGMSGVAGFLKKLWRLYHPQDGDFAVTNEAATPAELKALHKAIKKVEEDIEKFSFNTTVSALMITVNELTALDSHKRAILEPLCVLVSPYAPHLAEELWVKLGHEAGSISSASYPEFKEEFLVEDTVNYPVAINGKVRETQQFAAAATAAEIEAAVRESGFLTRFAEGKEPKKFIVVPGRMVNVVV, from the coding sequence ATGCCCGGCTATTACCCCCAGGATATTGAGAAGAAGTGGCAAGCCCACTGGAAAGAGAATAGCACCTTCAAGGCCGACAACAACTCGGCTAAGCCCAAATACTACGTGCTCGACATGTTCCCCTATCCCTCGGGGGCGGGCCTGCACGTAGGACACCCCCTGGGCTACATTGCCTCCGATATCGTGACGCGCTACAAGCGCCTGCAGGGCTTCAACGTGCTGCATCCCATGGGTTTCGACTCCTTCGGCCTGCCCGCCGAGCAGTACGCAATCCAGACCGGACAGCACCCCGAAAAGACCACCCGCGAGAACATTGCCCGCTACATCGAGCAGCTCTCGTCCCTGGGCTTCAGCTACGACTGGAGCCGCGAAGTCCGCACCTCCGACCCCTCGTACTACAAGTGGACGCAGTGGATTTTCCTTAAGCTGTTCAACTCCTGGTATAACCTCGACACCGACCGCGCCGAGCCCCTGAAAACCCTACTCGCCAAGTTTGCCGAAAACGGCAGCCAGGGCGTGCGCGCCGCCGGCGACGAAGAGGAACGCCACGATTTCACGGCCGGCCAGTGGCAGATGTGGAGCGAAAAGCAGAAGCTGCAGGCCGTTCACCCCTACCGTTTGGCTTATCAGTCAGATACTTACGTCAACTGGTGCGCCGGCCTGGGCACGGTGCTCAGCAACGACGAAGTAAAGGACGGCCTCTCCGAACGCGGAGGGTTCCCCGTGGAACGTCGGCTGATGCCCCAGTGGAACCTGCGCATTACGGCCTACGCCGACCGCCTGTTGCAGGGCCTCGACCACATCGACTGGCCCGAGGCCGTGAAGGAAATGCAGCGCAACTGGATTGGTAAATCCATCGGCGCAGAGGTCACCTTTGAGGTACAAGGCCACGAGCAGGCCCAGATCAAGGTCTACACCACCCGCGTCGACACCATCTACGGCGCCACCTTCCTGGTGCTGGCTCCCGAGCACGAGCTGGTAAAGGAGCTGACTACGCCCGGGCAGCAGGCCGAAATCCAGGACTACATCGACGCCACCAAGCGCCGCTCGGAGCGCGACCGGATGGCCGACACCAAAACCGTGTCGGGCGCTTTCACCGGCTCCTACGGTATCAACCCGTTCAGCAACGAGCCCATCCAGATTTGGATTGCCGACTACGTGCTGGCCGGCTACGGCACCGGCGCCGTGATGGCCGTGCCCTCCGGCGACCAGCGCGACTACGTCTTCGCCAAGCACTTCAGCTTGCCTATCGTGCAGGTCGTGGATCAGCAGCAGATTGAAGAGCAGGCCGACCCAACCAAGGAAGGCAAGTATCTGCACGGCCTTATCCAGGGCATGGGCTACAAGGAAGCCACTCAAACCCTGATTCAGCAGCTTGAGGAGCGCGGCATCGGGAAGGGCAAAACCAACTTCCGCATCCGCGACGCCATCTTCGGCCGGCAGCGCTACTGGGGTGAGCCCATCCCGATTTACTACAAGGACGGCGTGGCCTACGGCGTAGCCGAAGAAGACCTGCCCCTGGTGCTACCCGAAATTGACGAGTACAAGCCCACCGAAACCGGCGAGCCGCCCCTAGGCCGCGCCAAGGACTGGAAGTACAAAGGCCAGTATGAGTATGAGCTGAGCACCATGCCCGGCTGGGCCGGTTCGAGCTGGTACTTCCTGCGCTACATGGACCCCACCAACAACGAGCGTTTTGTGGGCGAACAAGCCGAGCAGTACTGGCAGAACGTGGATTTATACCTCGGTGGTGCAGAGCACGCTACGGGTCACTTGCTCTACTCCCGCTTCTGGCACCTGTTTCTGAAAGACCTGGGCCTAGTAACCGCCGCTGAGCCTTTCCAGAAGCTCATCAACCAGGGCATGATTCTGGGCCGCTCCAACTTCGTGTACCGTATCAACGGCACTAACACGTTCGTAACCGCCGGCAAGAAAGACCAGCACGAAACCACCGCACTACACGTCGATGTGAACATCGTGAATAACGACGTTCTTGATGCGGAGGCTTTTAAAAAGTGGCGTCCCGACTATGCTTCAGCTGAGTTTATCCTCGAGGATGATGGCCGCTATGTGTGCGGCTGGGAGGTTGAAAAAATGTCTAAAGGCAAGTTCAACGTAGTGAGCCCCGATACACTGGTAGATCAGTATGGAGCCGACGCGCTACGTTTGTACGAAATGTTCCTGGGGCCCCTGGAACAGTATAAGCCCTGGAACACTAACGGCATGAGCGGCGTGGCGGGCTTCCTCAAAAAGCTCTGGCGCCTCTATCATCCCCAGGACGGTGACTTCGCCGTAACGAACGAAGCGGCTACGCCCGCCGAGTTGAAGGCCCTGCACAAGGCCATTAAGAAGGTGGAAGAGGACATCGAGAAATTCTCGTTCAACACCACCGTCAGCGCCTTGATGATTACGGTGAACGAGCTGACGGCCCTTGATTCGCACAAACGGGCCATCCTGGAGCCGCTCTGCGTTCTAGTTTCGCCCTACGCGCCTCACCTGGCCGAGGAGCTGTGGGTGAAGCTGGGCCACGAAGCAGGCAGCATCAGCTCCGCTTCCTACCCGGAGTTCAAGGAGGAGTTTTTGGTCGAGGATACTGTAAACTACCCCGTGGCCATCAACGGCAAAGTGCGCGAAACCCAGCAGTTTGCCGCCGCCGCTACCGCCGCCGAAATCGAAGCCGCCGTGCGCGAATCCGGTTTCCTGACGCGCTTCGCTGAGGGCAAAGAGCCCAAGAAGTTTATCGTCGTGCCCGGCCGCATGGTCAACGTGGTGGTGTAG